The Aspergillus oryzae RIB40 DNA, chromosome 5 genome segment TATACGCGATGGCGAGAGTGATGTATCCATCATCGTTGGGTCTGCACTACACTTCGACCCAAACATCTTTATCATGATGACTGACCTTGGCATGTTGTCACCAGAAGGACGGTGTCGTGCCTTTGATGCCCGTGGTCAAGGATATGTTCGTGGCGAAGGTATCTGCGCCGTCGTTCTCAAGCGTCAAAGCCAGGCAGAGCTGAATGGTGATCGCATCCATGCCGTGGTGCGTGCGTCGTCTGTCAACCATGATGGCACTAAATCTGGTATTACACTTCCTTCGAGCACTAGCCAGGAGGCTCTGATCCGAGCCACGTACGCGAAAGCCGGCCTCGACCCAGCGCATACACCCTATGTTGAAGCTCATGGCACCGGCACTGCTCGTGGTGACCCAGCCGAAATGAGAGCCCTGCAAGCTGTCTTTAGCCCCGCGCATCGCAAAGATCCACTGTTGGTAGGCTCTGTGAAAACAAATATCGGACACACCGAGGGAGCGTCAGGCCTTGCGGGTGTCATCAAATCAGCCATGGCGTTGGAACGCGGAATCATACCCCCCAATATGCTCTTCAAATATCCAAACCCCGAGATAAAATTCGAGGAGTGGAAGGTGCAGGTGCCCACGGAAGCTACCGAATTTCCAAACTGCCCCGATGGTACACGGCGTGCTAGTATTAACTCCTTTGGCTATGGCGGAGCGAATGCTCACGTTATTCTGGAAGCATATCAACCCATGCCGCTACTGACACCTCCCCCGGTTCTCCCAGATACCTTTCTCTCGGCCGTCAAGAACCGCCCATTTTTGATCCCTCTCACTTCACATACGGAGAAGGCAGGCAGCATCTGGGCCGACAAACTGGGCAGCTACGTGAAGGAGCAACCGGGTAATGTAGCGGACCTGGCATGTAGCCTCTCTTCGCGCCGCTCGATCCACGCGTACCGCTCCTTTGTTGTTGGCAAGTCTCGCGCAGCAATCGCTGAGCAGCTTGAATGCCCGGCACCATGGGCAAAGGCTGCCGAGACACCTCGCCCGAGATTAGGATTCGTCTTTACTGGACAGGGTGCGCAGTGGTTTGCGATGGGACGCCAGCTGATTCAACACTCGCCCTTGTTCCGGCAGACATTGCAGCGCTGTGACAGAACACTGCACGCTTTGCCAGATGGGCCAGAATGGTCTATCATCGAAGAACTTTCTCGCACTGAGGAGCATTCGCGATTGACCGAGACCCGTCTCTCGCAGCCCATCTGCACGGCGCTCCAATTGGCTATCGTTGACCTCCTACGCAGTTGGGGGATTGAGCCGACCTCTGCTGTTGGTCACTCGTCGGGTGAAATTGGTAGTGCATACGCAACGGGTATCTTGTCATTTGACAACGCACTGTATGCCGCCTACTACCGAGGTTTGCATATGTccagtggaggaagaggatgcgCAAGTACTGATGGCGCCATGTTGGCTGTGGGGCGTGGACCAACAGAATTGAACAAGGAGCTGAAGGCGTATGAAGGCCAGATCAGCCTTGCAGCGGTCAACAGCCCGTCTAGTGTCACCCTTTCGGGAGATGCGTTGGCCATCGACGCGCTACAGAGTCAGCTAGAAGAGCAGAGGGTGTTCACGCGGCGGCTTCAGGTGGCCCAGGCTTTCCATTCCCACCATATGTATCCTCTAGCACCTGCTTATACTGAAGCGCTTAAGAACTGTTCAGGCTTCAGCGCTAGTGACTCAAAGGCACGGATGTTCTCCAGTGTCACCGGGCGCCTCGCAGATCCTAGCCGGATGGGCCCTGAGTACTGGGCTGCGAACATGACCGGCTGTGTTCGATTCTGGGATGCTCTAGTGGGGATTCTgatgaatgaagaagaggagcaaaatgTGGATATCTTGGTGGAGATCGGTCCGCATCCAGCATTGCGCGGTCCTTCTCGACAGATCATGAAATCTCTTGGTATGGACCTACCTTACATGGGATCGTTGGCACGTCAGACGGCGGACTTTGACGCCCTTTTGACGTTGGCCGGACAGCTCTTCCAGCACGGATACCCAGTAAATCTGGATGCGGTCAACAGCGACCAATTCCTTGTTGAGCCAGATATCCCCTGCCAGGCACCAAACGGCAAATTCCTTGAGGATATTCCCACATATGCTTGGGACCACGAGCGTTACTGGGCGGAAACCCGGCTGATCCGTGAGCACCGGCTGCGGCCTCACCGACATACCTTGCTAGGCGCTAAGCTACCGGGCTGTGTGGAGCAGCGGCCTATTTGGCGCAATTACCTTCGCATTAAGGATATTGCTTGGCTGGCAGACCATGTCATAGATGGGAAGATTCTCTTTCCCGCGGCTGGTTATATCAGTATGGCGATTGAAGCCATGTGCAATGTGGGTGACCTCGGTGCTACCCCTGACAGTAGTATCCTGCTCCGTAACATAACTATTAGCTCCCCCCTGGTTTTGGACAACAGTGATATGGGAACGGAGGTTCTTGTAGAGCTGCATGCTCCTATGACCTCTGCAAAATCCCGCTCTGGGACGTGGTACGAATTCACAATCTTCTCGTATCAGGCCCGCCAAGGATGCGTTGAGCACTGCACTGGCCAGGTCTGCTTTGGCGACGAGCCACAGGAATCGAAAGCCTACGATAGTGTTCATCAGCTCCTAAGCAAGAGCACTAGCAGCACTCCAGCTAGTACATACTACCGGCATCTGACGGAGTTTGGATTGGCGTACGGCATTCCATTTCAGCTTCTTTCCGGTCTTATTGAATCGGGACCCGGCTTTGCAGTCGGAACACTGACATTTGAGCCGTTAAAATATGCCACTCAAGCGGCAGATGTCACCGTAGCACATCCTACCTTGCTTGACGCCTCCTTTCACACG includes the following:
- a CDS encoding type I polyketide synthase (polyketide synthase modules and related proteins), whose product is MSASVTSSSLQSSGTNSPKSASPPRTSSWPSPASSIKGPDPAVMVGYSCRVAGADRPSKLWDNINAQVDMRKEIPADRFNINNFYHPDGTHKGTTNCKYGYFLDQDIGMFDRSFFRISPKEAEAMDPQQRLLLEVVYEALENARIPLEDIWGTRTSVFCGSFSNDYNAMTTKDLEYYPKYAVTRTGNAILANRISYLFNLQGPSVTIDTACSSSLVSFHLGAETIRDGESDVSIIVGSALHFDPNIFIMMTDLGMLSPEGRCRAFDARGQGYVRGEGICAVVLKRQSQAELNGDRIHAVVRASSVNHDGTKSGITLPSSTSQEALIRATYAKAGLDPAHTPYVEAHGTGTARGDPAEMRALQAVFSPAHRKDPLLVGSVKTNIGHTEGASGLAGVIKSAMALERGIIPPNMLFKYPNPEIKFEEWKVQVPTEATEFPNCPDGTRRASINSFGYGGANAHVILEAYQPMPLLTPPPVLPDTFLSAVKNRPFLIPLTSHTEKAGSIWADKLGSYVKEQPGNVADLACSLSSRRSIHAYRSFVVGKSRAAIAEQLECPAPWAKAAETPRPRLGFVFTGQGAQWFAMGRQLIQHSPLFRQTLQRCDRTLHALPDGPEWSIIEELSRTEEHSRLTETRLSQPICTALQLAIVDLLRSWGIEPTSAVGHSSGEIGSAYATGILSFDNALYAAYYRGLHMSSGGRGCASTDGAMLAVGRGPTELNKELKAYEGQISLAAVNSPSSVTLSGDALAIDALQSQLEEQRVFTRRLQVAQAFHSHHMYPLAPAYTEALKNCSGFSASDSKARMFSSVTGRLADPSRMGPEYWAANMTGCVRFWDALVGILMNEEEEQNVDILVEIGPHPALRGPSRQIMKSLGMDLPYMGSLARQTADFDALLTLAGQLFQHGYPVNLDAVNSDQFLVEPDIPCQAPNGKFLEDIPTYAWDHERYWAETRLIREHRLRPHRHTLLGAKLPGCVEQRPIWRNYLRIKDIAWLADHVIDGKILFPAAGYISMAIEAMCNVGDLGATPDSSILLRNITISSPLVLDNSDMGTEVLVELHAPMTSAKSRSGTWYEFTIFSYQARQGCVEHCTGQVCFGDEPQESKAYDSVHQLLSKSTSSTPASTYYRHLTEFGLAYGIPFQLLSGLIESGPGFAVGTLTFEPLKYATQAADVTVAHPTLLDASFHTIFPALEATLQRPLDEASVPTFVQSVQVHPAMFVVKDSTDTQRVTTRTYTTPTGPH